The sequence CCACTGATCCGGCGAGCCCGGGTTTCCGGCGAGCAGCACGATGACGGGGAAGGTCCGGGTGCGCTGCGTGAAGTACGCCGGCGGCACGTACGCGGTGGACGGGCGGTGCCGGAACTTCGAGGTGGGCGAGTCGATGTCGGTGGTGACCAGCGCGCCGACTTTCTCGCCGTTGAGGGTGGGCGCCTTGTGCGTTTTGGTGAACTGGTCGTAGGTCATCTCCACGCTCACCGGCCGCGGATCGAGGGAGCGGACGTCCGGGTACTGCTGGAAGACGAGGTTGGCCACCGCCACCGCGCACAGGGTGCTGACCAGGCCCGCGATGAGAAGGCGCGGGCGCTTTTCCGGGACGAGTGCGGCGGCGAGCAGCGCGGCGATCGCGATGGCGCCCGCTCCGTAGAGCGCGGGAGGCAGGGCGTCGGGGAAGGGCTTCCACCACTGAGTGAGGACGAGCCAGGCGAGGAGGGTGAGTGCCGCGGTCGCGCCGGCGACAAGGCCCAAGCGCCGCGGGGAGGAGAGGCCGGCGTGGATGGTGACGGCGAGGGAGACAAGCAGGAGCGCGACGACGACGATCGTGGGGCCGGTGCCGGCCAGCGGGATGGACTCCACGGCGTCGCGCAGGGAAGTAAGGATTTCCACGCGCGGGGACTATAGGAGCGGTTCCTGTGAGAACACCGGAAAGCGGCCGGTGTGGTGCTGAAGTTTTGGCGCGAAAACGGCTGGCCATCGCGGGTAATTAATTCAGACTTGCTTAAGATTTTTAGGTTTGCTTAAGATAGGGTCGCCTAAAGTAGGTAAGACTTAGTTCACTAATACTTGGTTACCAACTGGAAATGAGGACCCACGCGATGCAGCTTTCCACCCTGCGTAAATCGGCGGGCGCGGTCGCCCTTTCGGCGCTGACCGCCCTCGGCCTGACCGCCTGTGCCGGCGACCCGGCCGCGGAGTCGAACTCCGCCGGCGACACGTCGGCTGCCGCGGGCGACGAAGCGATGACCGTGACTGACGTCGTCGGCCGCGAGGTCACCTTCGACCACCAGCCGGAGCGCATCCTGCTGGCGGAGGGGCGCGCGATGTTCACCACCTCGCTTCTGGATAAGGACAACCCGGCCGACAAGGTCGTCGCGCTGGGCTCTGATCTGCACGACGCGGCCCCGACCTTCGAGGAGAAGATCGAGGAGGTCGACCCGGAGATCAAGGACCTGCCGACGGTGGGCAACATCGGCAAGGGCGACACCACGGTGGAAAACCTCCTGGCCAACAAGCCGGACGTGATCGTCATGACGCTGGACCACAAGAAGGCCGCGGAGGAATCGGGCTTTTTGGACAAGATGGACCAGTCCGGCCTGAAGTACGTCTTCACCGACTACCGCCAGAAGCCGCTGGACAACACCCCGAAGTCCGTCACCCTCATGGGGGAGCTGCTGGGCAAGGAGGACAAGGCCAAGGAGTTCACCGACTTCTACGAGAAGAAGGTCGACGACATCGAAAAGCGCGCGGCCAAGCTGGAGGATAAGCCCTCCACGTTCGTCTGGCGCGCCGCTGGCCTGAAGGACTGCTGCGGCACCGTGAAGGACTCCAACCTGGGTGACCTGGTCAACGCCGCCGGCGGTGACAACCTGGGCGACCACCTGCTGACCGGTGATTCCGGCGACGTGACCGCGGAGAAGATCCTGGCGGAGCAGCCGGAGCACTTCATCGCCACCGGGGGCGCGTGGGCTAAAAACCCGGAGAAGCCGGAGGTTCTACCGCACGTGGAGATGGGCTACACCGCAGACTCCGAAATGGCCGATGAAACCCTGCGCGGCCTGCTGCGCACCCCGGGCTTCGAAGAGCTGAAGGCGGCCAAGGAGGGCAACCTGCACGGCGTCTACCACCAGTTCTACGACTCTCCGTACAACGTCTTCGCGCTCGAGGCCTTCGCCAAGTGGCTGCACCCGGAGGAGTTCGACGATCTGGATCCGGAAAAGGACTTCGCGGACTTCCACCACAACTGGCTCCCGTTCGAGTACAGCGGCACCTTCTTCAACACCGTTTCTGCTAAGTAGCCCACGCCCCCAACACCACGAGGTCGCACGTTCATGACACGGACCATTTCTCACGCGGACGCGGCACCGGACGCCGCTGTCGATGCCGCGCAGGCGGAGGCCGCACAGGCTGAGACCGCGCAGGAGAAAATAACGCGGGACGCGGCGCCGGACATCGTCGCCAACTACCGCCGCAACTCCCGCCGCAAAATGCTCGCCATCGCGGCGCTGTTCGTCCTGGCGCTTGCGGCGTTCGTCGTCGCGACGGTCATCGGCCCGATTGACCTGGGCCCGGTGGAACTGGTGCGCGCGCTGTGGTCGCCGGATTCGGTGGATGACACCACGCGCACCGTCCTCTGGCGGCTGCGCCTGCCAGCGTCGTGCATGGCGGTGCTCATCGGCGCCGCGCTGTCCCTGGCGGGCAGCCACATGCAGACCATCCTGGATAACCCGCTGGCGGAGCCGTTCACGCTCGGCATCTCCGCGGCGGCCGCTTTCGGCAGCGCGGCTTCCATCGTGCTGGGGTGGATGATCGTGCCCAGCGCCCAGTTCAACCTCGCGGCGATGGCGTGGGTCAGCGCCCTGGTCGCGGCGGCGGTGGTCATCGGCGCGTCGATGTGGCGCGGCGCCGGCGCGGACTCCATGATCCTCATCGGCATTGCGCTGGTGTTCCTCTTCCAGGCGCTGCTGTCTCTCATGCAGTACGGCGCGTCCACGGAGGCCCTCCAGCAGATCGTGTTCTGGACCATGGGCTCGCTCCAGCGCGCCAACTGGGCGTCCAACCTCATCCTGGTCATCGCGCTCGCCATCGCCATTCCGTTTACCGTGGCGAACGCGTGGAAGCTCACCGCGCTTCGGCTGGGCGATGCCCGCGCGGCCGCGCTGGGTATCAACGTGCAGCGGCTGCGCATCGTCACGCTCGTCGTGGCCTCGCTCCTGGCAGCCAGCGCCGTCGCCTTCGCCGGCATCATCGGGTTCATTGGCCTGGTCGGCCCGCACATCGCCCGCATGTTGGTCGGCGAGGACCAGCGCTTCTTCGCGCCCGCGTCCATGGCCGCCGGCGCGCTGCTGCTGTCCGCCGCGCACGCACTGTCCATCACCATCATCCCGGGCGTCGCAGTGCCCATCGGCATCATCACCGCCCTGGTGGGCGTGCCGTTCTTCGTGGGCATGATCTTCCTGCGCCGCCGCAACCTGTGGGGGAGGGGCTAATGCCACTACACATCAGTGATATCCACGTCTCCTACGGCAAACATGAGGTCCTGCGCGGGGTGAACGCCCGGCCGTTGCAGGACGGCACCGTCACCGGACTTCTGGGCCCCAACGCGGCCGGCAAGTCCACGCTGGTAAAAACCCTGGCGGGCAAGCGCGAGCTGCGCGATGTCGTCGGCTACGTGCCACAGGATCTGCTCACCAGCGCGTCCCTGACTGCGTTCGAGTCGGTGCTGGTTTCCACCAAGCGCGCGCACGGGCTGCGCATGCGGGTGGTCGATGACTCGCTGGATCTCGCCGCCCAGGTGATGCAGCGGCTGGGCATCGCGCACCTGGCGGACCGCTACGTGGGCGAGCTATCCGGCGGCCAGCGCCAGCTGGTGGCCGTGGCGCAGATGCTCGTGCGCCAGCCGGAGATCCTGCTGCTCGACGAGCCGACGTCAGCGCTGGATCTCCGCCACCAGGTGGAGCTGCTCCAGCTGGTGCGCGAAGAGGTGGCCGGCGGGAAGGCCGTCGCGCTGGTCGCGCTCCACGATCTCAACCTAGCCGCGCGCTACTGCGACGAGTTGCTGGTCATCAACGACGGCGTCGTGTGCGCGCAGGGGCGGCCCGCGGACGTGCTGACCCCGGACCTCCTCCAGGAGGTCTACGGCCTGCGGGCGCGAGTGCTTGACGATGCCGGAACGCCCATCGTCTGCCCCGTCGCGGCCGCAGAAGTAACTGCGACGCCGGTGGCTTAGAAGATTTCGATCCGCCCGCCGATGGACTCGGTCTGCTTGAGCTGAGCCACCCAGCCGTGGCCGCCGGGGTGCAGGCGCAGCACCGGCCGCGACGAGATTTTGATCGGTGAGACGGAGTCCTTGCGCGCACCGGAGCGCGCGTCGATGCGGGTGCGGGCGCGGTGGCCGGTCTCGGCCAGGTCGCCGATGGTCGGCTCCGCCGAGTCCAGCGAGTCCCGCGCCTCTTGCAGGAGGTCGAGCGTCTCATCGAGCGCGCCGACCAGCGCGGCCGCGTTCGACTCGCACATCTGCTTGACCACCTTCGGGGTGGTGCCGGCGACGCGGGTGCCGTCCTTGAACGGGCCGGCGGTGAGCGACTGCGCGAGAATCCCTCCGTGGTCGCCCACGACGGCGAGCACCTCGGCCAAAATCTGCGGCAGGTGGGACACGCGCGCCACGGCGGCATCGTGGTTGTCCACGCGCACCGGGACGGCTTCTGCGCGCACCATGCCGGTCATGCGCACCACGTCGGTGAACGTGTCGATCCACTGCTGGTCGACCTTCTCGCCGGCCTCTTCCTTCTGTGCCGCGTAGTCGTAGGTAATGGCCCACGCGCTGCGGATGAAGAGATCCTTTTGCGAGTTCTTCCAGCCCGCTTTGGTCGTGCCCGCCATCGGGTGCCCGCCCACGTAGCGCGACTGCAGCCCGCGGGCACAGATCTCGTCGTAGACGGCCGACTTCACGGAGACGACATCGGTAATGCCGCACGACGGCGCGTGTTCGCAGATGGCGTCCAAGACGTCGCTGACCGCATGCATCGGCACGGCGATAACGAGCAAGGCCGTGTCCTGCTCGGCGCGCTGCAGCACCCCGGTGAGGTCATCGCTGACGTCATAGCCCTCCTTGATGGCGGTGCGGGCACCGGATGTGGAGTGGTTGTAGCCGTACACGGGGTGTTCCCGGGTGGCTAAATCGCGCAGGAGAGAGCCGCCAATGAGGCCAAGGCCGACGATGCAAATGGGGCGCTGAACATCTTGAGAACTCACAGTGACAATCTTGGCACAACCCGACTATTCTCACCTGATATGAGCGACTACGACCAGGGCTACTCGTTTGCTGTCACCGTGACCCGCGACGAAGGCAGCTGGGTGGTTCGGCCCTTCGCGGACGACTTCACCGACACCGACACCTCCATCAACGCCGTGCGCAACCTACGCGCCCAGGGCGTGTCTTTCGCCCTGTTGTGCGTTGACGACGACTACTTCGTCATCGTGCGCCCGACCCCGGGGGAGACCCGCGTGTTCCTCTCGGACGCGACGATGGCGGTGGACGACGACTTCGCCGCGGACTTCCTGGAGCTGCGTGACATCGAAATCCCCGACGTGGATCCGGACGAGCTTGACGATGTCGATGGGTTCCCCGACGGCGACTTCGACATCCTGGCGGATCTGGGTATCAGCGAAGATCAGCTGAGCTACATCGCGGACAACGACGAGGACTGGCCGTCGGACATGCTGCTGCGCATCGCCGGTGACCTGGGCTTCGGCGACGAGCTCGAAGACGCCGCCGAGCTGGACTAGTGGCGCTCGCGCTGCCCACGGATTCGGGCCACCGCCGGGCGCAGTCTCGCATGCAACGCGCCCTGGAAGTGGCGGCCACGACCCCTGCCGGCGACGTTCCTGTCGGCGCGGTCATCTTTGATGCATCCGGCCGGGAGCTCGCCCACGGGGTCAACCGCCGGGAGGAGTTGGGGGATCCCACCGCCCACGCGGAGGTGGAAGCGATCCGCCACGCGGTGCGGGTGCACGGCGACGGTTGGCGCCTGACCGGGTGCGAACTCGTGGTAACCCTCGAGCCGTGCGCGATGTGCGCGGGGGCCATCCAGGCCGCCCGGCTGGACTCGGTAGTCTTCGGCGCCTTCGAACCGAAGACCGGGGCGTGTGGCTCGTGCATCGACGTGCTCCGCGCGGCCGGCGCGCCCTTTACCCCGCAGGTACGCGGCGGGATTTTGGAGCAGGAAGCGGCCAGCCAACTAGTAGCGTTCTTTCACTCGCTGCGTTGAGGTTTTGATCTACAGTGGGCCGTACAGTTCTACGAAACCTTAAACGAAAGGAGAAACCCCATGGGTGACATCGAGAACGCAGCTGACGACCTGAAGGGCAAGGCCAAGGAGGCTTACGGCGAGGTCGCTGACGACCAGTCCAAGGAGAACGAGGGCAAGGCCGATCAGGTTATCTCCGACGCCAAGGACAAGGCTTCCGACGCGGCTGACGCCGTGAAGGACAAGGCCAACGAGGTTATTGGCAAGTTCAAGGACAACTAAAGTCCTCTAGCTTTCGGCATACGGCAGGCGATTTGGAATCAGTCCAACGCCTGCCGTAACCTATTTCGCGGTGGCGTGTCCGAGCGGCCGAAGGTGATCGCCTCGAAAGCGATTGTTGGGTAACTCCCAACCGAGGGTTCGAATCCCTCCGCCACCGCCAGATGGATCCCGCGGTGAACCCGCGGGATTTTTTAGTTTTCGCGGTGACGCTCCTCCCGCGGGAACGGATTCTGCGCGTAGCACGCGCGCAACTCGTCGCCGTCTTTCCCCATGACGTAGGGGATGTCGTCGGTGTTGGCGCGGGCGGAGTTCTCAATCGGCGCGGTCGTGCCGTGGGCGAGCACGTGCTCCTCGGAGCTGAGCTGCCGGATGGCAATGCCCGCGACGTGGTCGGGGTGGTCGGCCGCGAAACCGCCGTAGATGACCGGGTCGTGCTGGCCGTTGTCGCCGATGAGGAACCACTGGATCTCGGGGAAATCGATGACCAGGTTCCGCAGCTGCACGCGCTTGTGCTCCTGCCCGGAGCGGAAGAGGTTGGTCTGCGTCGGCCCCCAGTCGCTCAAGATGAGCGGCCCGGTGGGGAAACCGTGATCGCGGAAGAAGCGGACCAAAGATTCAAAGGTGTTCCACGCGCCGGTGGACAGGTAGATAAACGGCGCGTCAGGGTGCCGACGGGTCAGCTCGTTGATGAAGCGGGCCATGCCCGGCACGGGTTGACGGGCGTTGGTGCGCTGGAACCAAGAGTTGTACGCCGCGATGAGCGGGCGGGGCAGGCGCGTGACGATGGTCGTGTCGTCCACGTCGCAGACAAAACCGATCCGCGTGCCGGGTTTGACGATGAACACCTGCGTCGTCACCGGCTCCGCGCCCGCGGCGGAGATGGTGACGTCCTGCCAGCCGGGTGCCAAGCCGTGGTGGCGCACCTGGACGTCCAGGTAGCCATCGGCATTCGTGCGCGTGTGCACCGTCTGGTCGCCGGCGGTGACGCTGACGGGGTGGTCGGGGATCTGCAGGGTGAGAAACTGCCGGAAGCCGCGCTGCGCCTGGCGGCGGATCGTGCCGTTGGTGGGGTAGTTGTCCTCCGGGCCGGCGCGGTGCGCGTTCGGATCGTTCGGGTCGCGGAGCAAGACGCGCCCCAATACGCGCACCTTCTTCTCGTCGCCGTAGCCGAGGTAAGCGCGGATGGAGGGCTGCCAGCCCTTCTTCGCCTTGTGCTTTTCCAGGTTGCGGTAGACCAGATCCTCGGCCTTGTGGGCGATGTCGACTAAAGCCATGGCTTTAACTTTAGGCGGCGGTAGTTGTTGGTGTCTCGGTGCTCTTACTATGGTTGCTTAACACTGCTTGCAGCCATGACATCGCGAGAAAAGGTAAAAATCCGTGGCTAAGTTCCTCTACCGCTTGGGAAAGTGGTCGTACCACCGGAAGTGGATTGTCATTTCCACGTGGGTAGTCCTGCTCGCCATCGTGGGCGGCATCGCCGCCGCCGTCATGCGGCCGATGACCGACGAGTTCAGTATCTCCGGTACGCCGTCGATCGACGCGACGAAAAAGTCAATGGAGCTATTCCCGGAGGACGGCAACCCGGCATCCTCGCCCGGTGTGAACCTGGTCTTTGCCACGCAGGACGGGTCCAAGCTGTCGGACCCGGACAATAAGGCAGCCGTCGACGAGGTCATCCACCACATCGACGACAACCTCGAGATGAGCGACTCCCTGCGCTTTGGCAACCCGGTGGATCTTTCACCCCAGCTGCAGGATCAGATCTTCCACCAGGAGATCGACATGGGTCTGCCGGAGGACACCGCCAAGCAGGACGCGGACAACCTCAAGCTGCTCAACGACGACGAGACGATCGGCTACACCACCTTTGCCTTTGACGCGAAGAGCCCGTACTCGGTCAAGGCCGAGGACAAGAACATCGTCACCGAGGCGATGAACTTAGGCCGTGAGAAGGGGCTGCAGGTGGAGGCCGGTGGCGCCGGTTTCGGCGATGACATTGAGGTGAACTCCACCTCAGAGATCATCGGGCTGGGCGTGGCCTTCGTCGTCCTCATCTTCACCTTCGGTTCACTGGTGGCGGCGGGTATGCCGCTGCTCTCGGCAGTCATCGGCGTGGGCCTGGGTGCGCTGGGGCTGCTCATCGCCACGCACTTCACGGAGCTCAACAACATCACGCCGTCGCTGGCGGTGATGATCGGCCTCGCCGTCGGCATCGACTACTCGCTGTTCATCCTCTCGCGGTACCGCGCGGAACGGCAGCGCATGTCCGGGGAGGAGGCCGCCGGCATGGCCGTGGGCACGGCCGGCTCTTCGGTGGTCTTCGCCGGCACGACGGTGTTTGTGGCGCTGGTGGCGCTCGTCATCGCCAAGATCGAGTTCCTCTCCGCGATGGGTCTCGCGGCGGCCGGCACGGTGTTTGTCTCCGTGCTCGTGGCGCTGACGTTCATCCCGGCCCTGCTTGGAGCCTTCGGGGACAAGGCCTTCAAGGGGAAAATCCCCGGCGTGGCGGGGAATACCTCGCGCCGAAAGCAGCACCGCCCGCGGCACAAGCCCACCATGGGCAAGCGCTGGGTGCAGTTCGTCCAGCGCGTGCCGGGCCTGACTATGGCCGTGGTCGTGCTCTCGCTCGTGGCGCTCACCGCGCCGGTGCTGAAGATGGAGCTCGCCCTCCCGGCGGATACGACCTCCAACCCGGACACCACCCAGCGCAAGGCCGCTGATCTGCTCTCCGAGGGCTTCGGCCCCGGCGTGAACGGTCCGATGCTCGCGGTGGTGGATGCGCACGACATCAACGCCGAGTCCCCGGCGCTGCAGCCGCTCGTGCGCGCGCAGGACGCCCAGGACGCGCAGGAACCTCAGGAGGGTGACGCCCCGGACGCGGCCAAGTCGCCGGAGGACAAGGCACGGTTTGCATCGTTTAGCTACGCCGCGTCCCAGCTCGACCGCGTCGGCGGCGTCAAGCACGCGCAGCTCGTGGGCGCCAACGAGGACGGCACCGCGGCGAAGATCATGATCACCCCGGATTCCTCGCCCACCGATCCACGGACCATCCGCACCACACACGCGCTGCGGTCCGCCACCTCAGAGATCGAGGACGCGACCGGCACGACCGTGGGCATGACGGGCCTGACCGCCGTGCAGGTGGATATCACTGAGCGCCTCGAAGAGGCCATGCCGCTCTACCTCGCTATCGTGGTGGGCCTGGCCATCTTGCTGTTGCTCGTGGTCTTCCGCTCCCTGTTGGTGCCGCTCGTGGCCGGGCTGGGCTTCCTGCTGTCCGTCGGCGCCGCGTTCGGCGTGACCATCCTGTTCTGGCAGGAAGGGTTCACCGGCCTGGTGCCCGCGCCGGGGCCGCTGCTGTCGTTCATGCCGATCTTCCTCATCGGCGTGACCTTCGGCCTGGCCATGGACTACGAGGTCTTCCTGGTCACCCGCATGCGGGAGCACTATCTCAAGATGGGCAAGCGGGATCGGCCCGGTTCGCGGTACAACGCGGTGGAAGAATCCACCATCGAGGGCTTTTCCAACGGCGCCCGCGTGGTCACTGCCGCGGCGATCATCATGATTTCCGTCTTCGCGGCGTTTATCACCCAGCCGTTGCCGTTCATCCAGATCTTCGGCTTTGCCCTGGGTGCCGCCGTGCTTTTCGATGCCTTCTTGGTCCGCATGTCGCTCGTGCCCGCCACGATGTTCCTCATGGGGCGGGCGACCTGGTGGATGCCGAAGTGGCTGGACAAGATCCTGCCCACGGTGGATATCGAAGGCACGGAGCTGGAGAAGGAATGGGAGGCCTCACACGCGAAGTCTCGCAGCGTGGCGGACCGGACGCGCCGCGGGCGGATCCCGCGCCGTGAGGAGCCGCGCAAGAGCGCTCGGAAGAACGGTCAGCAGAGCGCCCGGAAGATTCGGCGGAGGAAGTAGATGGAGAACAAAAAGCTCAGCTTCGAGGTGACCAACCGCCTGCCGCAGGGCGCGGGGAAACACGGCCGCACCGGTGTTATCCACACCCCGCACGGGGACATCGCCACGCCGGCGTTTATCCCGGTGGCCACGAAGGCGACGGTGAAGACGCTCACCCCGGAGCAGATCCGCCAAACCGGGGCGCAGGCGATCCTGTCCAACGCCTACCACCTCTACCTGCAGCCGGGCCACGACATCGTGGATGAGGCCGGTGGCGTGGCCGCCTTCGAGAACTGGCACGGGCCGACCTACACCGATTCCGGCGGTTTCCAGGTCATGTCGTTGGGCGTGGGGTTCCGCAAGGTGCTCGCCATGGATATTGCGGACCTGACGGAAAAGGACATCCGTGCGGCGAAGAAGGAGCGCCTCGCCCAAGTGGACGACGATGGCGTGGACTTCCGCTCCGTTATCGACGGTTCTAAGCACCGGTTCACGCCCGAGGCGTCCATGCAGATCCAGCACGGTCTGGGCGCCGACATCATGTTCGCGTTCGACGAGCTCACCACGCTCATCGATACGCGCGAGTACCAGGAAGAATCGCTGGCGCGCACCACGCGCTGGGCGGAGCGCTGCCTTACAGAACACGAGCGGCTTTCCCAAAAGCGGGCGGACAAGCCGGAGCAGTCGCTGTGGGGCGTGGTGCAGGGCGCGCAGTACGAGGACCTGCGGCGTAAGGCCGCGCG is a genomic window of Corynebacterium massiliense DSM 45435 containing:
- a CDS encoding CsbD family protein, with the protein product MGDIENAADDLKGKAKEAYGEVADDQSKENEGKADQVISDAKDKASDAADAVKDKANEVIGKFKDN
- a CDS encoding App1 family protein, with product MALVDIAHKAEDLVYRNLEKHKAKKGWQPSIRAYLGYGDEKKVRVLGRVLLRDPNDPNAHRAGPEDNYPTNGTIRRQAQRGFRQFLTLQIPDHPVSVTAGDQTVHTRTNADGYLDVQVRHHGLAPGWQDVTISAAGAEPVTTQVFIVKPGTRIGFVCDVDDTTIVTRLPRPLIAAYNSWFQRTNARQPVPGMARFINELTRRHPDAPFIYLSTGAWNTFESLVRFFRDHGFPTGPLILSDWGPTQTNLFRSGQEHKRVQLRNLVIDFPEIQWFLIGDNGQHDPVIYGGFAADHPDHVAGIAIRQLSSEEHVLAHGTTAPIENSARANTDDIPYVMGKDGDELRACYAQNPFPREERHREN
- a CDS encoding tRNA adenosine deaminase-associated protein — its product is MSDYDQGYSFAVTVTRDEGSWVVRPFADDFTDTDTSINAVRNLRAQGVSFALLCVDDDYFVIVRPTPGETRVFLSDATMAVDDDFAADFLELRDIEIPDVDPDELDDVDGFPDGDFDILADLGISEDQLSYIADNDEDWPSDMLLRIAGDLGFGDELEDAAELD
- a CDS encoding prephenate dehydrogenase, with translation MSSQDVQRPICIVGLGLIGGSLLRDLATREHPVYGYNHSTSGARTAIKEGYDVSDDLTGVLQRAEQDTALLVIAVPMHAVSDVLDAICEHAPSCGITDVVSVKSAVYDEICARGLQSRYVGGHPMAGTTKAGWKNSQKDLFIRSAWAITYDYAAQKEEAGEKVDQQWIDTFTDVVRMTGMVRAEAVPVRVDNHDAAVARVSHLPQILAEVLAVVGDHGGILAQSLTAGPFKDGTRVAGTTPKVVKQMCESNAAALVGALDETLDLLQEARDSLDSAEPTIGDLAETGHRARTRIDARSGARKDSVSPIKISSRPVLRLHPGGHGWVAQLKQTESIGGRIEIF
- the tgt gene encoding tRNA guanosine(34) transglycosylase Tgt — translated: MENKKLSFEVTNRLPQGAGKHGRTGVIHTPHGDIATPAFIPVATKATVKTLTPEQIRQTGAQAILSNAYHLYLQPGHDIVDEAGGVAAFENWHGPTYTDSGGFQVMSLGVGFRKVLAMDIADLTEKDIRAAKKERLAQVDDDGVDFRSVIDGSKHRFTPEASMQIQHGLGADIMFAFDELTTLIDTREYQEESLARTTRWAERCLTEHERLSQKRADKPEQSLWGVVQGAQYEDLRRKAARDLVRLSEEAEARGERGFGGFGIGGALEKENLGTIVGWVCDELPEDKPRHLLGISEPDDLFTAIEAGADTFDCVAPTRLGRRGGVYTLDGRMNLTAARFKRDFRGIDEEFGGYVSENYSRAYIHHLLKAKEFLAGTLCTMHNLAFMIRLVDDIRAAIDGGYYEEFRDKFMSRYYGAGR
- a CDS encoding nucleoside deaminase, which translates into the protein MQRALEVAATTPAGDVPVGAVIFDASGRELAHGVNRREELGDPTAHAEVEAIRHAVRVHGDGWRLTGCELVVTLEPCAMCAGAIQAARLDSVVFGAFEPKTGACGSCIDVLRAAGAPFTPQVRGGILEQEAASQLVAFFHSLR
- a CDS encoding ABC transporter substrate-binding protein, translated to MQLSTLRKSAGAVALSALTALGLTACAGDPAAESNSAGDTSAAAGDEAMTVTDVVGREVTFDHQPERILLAEGRAMFTTSLLDKDNPADKVVALGSDLHDAAPTFEEKIEEVDPEIKDLPTVGNIGKGDTTVENLLANKPDVIVMTLDHKKAAEESGFLDKMDQSGLKYVFTDYRQKPLDNTPKSVTLMGELLGKEDKAKEFTDFYEKKVDDIEKRAAKLEDKPSTFVWRAAGLKDCCGTVKDSNLGDLVNAAGGDNLGDHLLTGDSGDVTAEKILAEQPEHFIATGGAWAKNPEKPEVLPHVEMGYTADSEMADETLRGLLRTPGFEELKAAKEGNLHGVYHQFYDSPYNVFALEAFAKWLHPEEFDDLDPEKDFADFHHNWLPFEYSGTFFNTVSAK
- a CDS encoding MMPL family transporter, whose translation is MAKFLYRLGKWSYHRKWIVISTWVVLLAIVGGIAAAVMRPMTDEFSISGTPSIDATKKSMELFPEDGNPASSPGVNLVFATQDGSKLSDPDNKAAVDEVIHHIDDNLEMSDSLRFGNPVDLSPQLQDQIFHQEIDMGLPEDTAKQDADNLKLLNDDETIGYTTFAFDAKSPYSVKAEDKNIVTEAMNLGREKGLQVEAGGAGFGDDIEVNSTSEIIGLGVAFVVLIFTFGSLVAAGMPLLSAVIGVGLGALGLLIATHFTELNNITPSLAVMIGLAVGIDYSLFILSRYRAERQRMSGEEAAGMAVGTAGSSVVFAGTTVFVALVALVIAKIEFLSAMGLAAAGTVFVSVLVALTFIPALLGAFGDKAFKGKIPGVAGNTSRRKQHRPRHKPTMGKRWVQFVQRVPGLTMAVVVLSLVALTAPVLKMELALPADTTSNPDTTQRKAADLLSEGFGPGVNGPMLAVVDAHDINAESPALQPLVRAQDAQDAQEPQEGDAPDAAKSPEDKARFASFSYAASQLDRVGGVKHAQLVGANEDGTAAKIMITPDSSPTDPRTIRTTHALRSATSEIEDATGTTVGMTGLTAVQVDITERLEEAMPLYLAIVVGLAILLLLVVFRSLLVPLVAGLGFLLSVGAAFGVTILFWQEGFTGLVPAPGPLLSFMPIFLIGVTFGLAMDYEVFLVTRMREHYLKMGKRDRPGSRYNAVEESTIEGFSNGARVVTAAAIIMISVFAAFITQPLPFIQIFGFALGAAVLFDAFLVRMSLVPATMFLMGRATWWMPKWLDKILPTVDIEGTELEKEWEASHAKSRSVADRTRRGRIPRREEPRKSARKNGQQSARKIRRRK
- a CDS encoding FecCD family ABC transporter permease, whose amino-acid sequence is MLAIAALFVLALAAFVVATVIGPIDLGPVELVRALWSPDSVDDTTRTVLWRLRLPASCMAVLIGAALSLAGSHMQTILDNPLAEPFTLGISAAAAFGSAASIVLGWMIVPSAQFNLAAMAWVSALVAAAVVIGASMWRGAGADSMILIGIALVFLFQALLSLMQYGASTEALQQIVFWTMGSLQRANWASNLILVIALAIAIPFTVANAWKLTALRLGDARAAALGINVQRLRIVTLVVASLLAASAVAFAGIIGFIGLVGPHIARMLVGEDQRFFAPASMAAGALLLSAAHALSITIIPGVAVPIGIITALVGVPFFVGMIFLRRRNLWGRG
- a CDS encoding ABC transporter ATP-binding protein, translating into MPLHISDIHVSYGKHEVLRGVNARPLQDGTVTGLLGPNAAGKSTLVKTLAGKRELRDVVGYVPQDLLTSASLTAFESVLVSTKRAHGLRMRVVDDSLDLAAQVMQRLGIAHLADRYVGELSGGQRQLVAVAQMLVRQPEILLLDEPTSALDLRHQVELLQLVREEVAGGKAVALVALHDLNLAARYCDELLVINDGVVCAQGRPADVLTPDLLQEVYGLRARVLDDAGTPIVCPVAAAEVTATPVA